Proteins co-encoded in one Plectropomus leopardus isolate mb chromosome 14, YSFRI_Pleo_2.0, whole genome shotgun sequence genomic window:
- the LOC121953934 gene encoding noncompact myelin-associated protein, producing the protein MQASTVSPVTNTTVPSNTTTVTKTKEQILIQSSGAMIAVIVIGIIIILAILLIILKTYNRRTHASRVLGASGGSKPRPKMSQSTVQSSMPLSTMGVNSVSGSISNSNPTSENSFQLPTTELNATEENFIEQSSTISESTAITIHSSPSIENT; encoded by the exons ATGCAAGCTTCAACTGTCTCACCTGTGACCAACACTACAGTACCTTCAAACACAACCACAgtcacaaagacaaaagaacaaATACTTATCCAGA gttcTGGGGCAATGATCGCTGTCATCGTCATAGGTATCATCATCATTCTCGCAATTCTCCTCATCATCCTGAAGACGTACAACAG aCGGACCCATGCATCCAGAGTGCTGGGAGCCAGCGGTGGCTCCAAACCTCGCCCGAAGATGTCACAATCCACAGTTCAAAGCAGCATGCCGCTGAGCACCATGGGAGTCAACTCTGTGTCTGGCAGCATCTCCAATTCAAACCCGACCTCGGAGAACAGCTTCCAGCTGCCCACAACGGAGCTGAACGCCACGGAGGAAAACTTCATAGAGCAGTCCAGCACCATCAGCGAATCCACGGCGATCACCATACACTCTTCTCCGTCAATAGAAAACACATAG
- the dcdc2b gene encoding doublecortin domain-containing protein 2B — protein MAASTAATTLLPPVKSVVVYRNGDPFYSGRRFVVNQRQVATMEAFLSEVTQSIGAPLAVRTLYTPRQGHRVTDLQDLQTGAQYVAAGFERFKKLDYLNARTKKQPAAREETQVKVTQRPNVSAKWRKFIPVPCIIHVFRNGDLLCPPFRFIIPRSMQQDLEQILSLVTEKVSLRTGAVRRLCSLDGATVASAAELETGHCYVAVGTERFKKLPYVELLVSKATERYYPGKRRLLRRHENRKAGSGPEDQCSDSALLDSPESDGRRVKSTGDEAAAPAAAQQRSRREGAEETSAFFARPVKIRNYRGRPRPPLSNGSVQPSVFKRAARKRREEVRGAEEVHEDENTVTELPVDQRAAEIVEDEELGNQNNPLHNTQQIQMITSEQHNETEHLHNHSEKQQAQLSDGVKQTEGSARTEESAAEILEPELKQTSLKSKPFSSTSQEKNMEEKESPQDAPSITAEQNHHQLNCE, from the exons ATGGCTGCCAGCACCGCAGCCACGACTCTCCTGCCTCCAGTGAAGAGCGTGGTGGTCTACAGGAATGGAGACCCCTTCTACAGTGGACGGAGGTTCGTGGTCAACCAGCGGCAGGTGGCCACCATGGAGGCCTTTCTTAGTGAGGTGACCCAGAGCATCGGGGCTCCGCTCGCCGTCAGGACTCTGTACACCCCGAGGCAGGGCCACAGGGTCACAGACCTGCAGGACCTTCAGACAGGAGCCCAGTATGTTGCTGCTGGCTTTGAAAGGTTCAAGAAACTGGa TTACCTGAATGcaagaacaaaaaagcaaccTGCTGCCCGTGAAGAAACCCAg GTCAAAGTGACCCAGAGGCCAAATGTTTCAGCGAAGTGGAGGAAGTTTATACCTGTACCTTGCATTATACA TGTTTTCCGTAATGGAGACCTCCTATGTCCACCCTTCCGGTTCATCATACCTCGGAGCATGCAGCAGGACCTGGAGCAGATACTGAGTCTGGTCACAGAGAAGGTCAGCTTACGAACTGGAGCCGTGCGCAG GTTGTGCTCTTTGGATGGAGCGACTGTGGCCTCAGCTGCGGAGCTGGAAACTGGCCACTGCTATGTTGCCGTGGGAACCGAGAGGTTCAAGAAACTTCCATACGTGGAGCTGCTGGTTTCAAAAGCTACTGAGAG atATTATCCAGGAAAGAGAAGGTTGCTAAGGAGACACGAG AACAGGAAAGCTGGAAGCGGTCCAGAGGACCAGTGCAGTGACTCAGCCCTCCTCGACTCCCCAGAg TCGGATGGTCGGAGGGTGAAATCGACAGGAGATGaagctgcagctccagcagccgcacagcagaggagcaggagagagggagcagaggagacCTCTGCGTTCTTTGCCAGGCCAGTCAAGATCCGCAACTACAGAGGAAGGCCAAGACCGCCACTCAGCAATGGATCAG TCCAGCCCAGTGTGTTTAAAAGAGCAGCAcggaagagaagagaggaggtaCGAGGGGCTGAGGAGGTGCACGAGGATGAAAACACAGTGACGGAGCTTCCTGTTGACCAG AGAGCTGCAGAAATAGTGGAGGATGAAGAACTAGGCAACCAAAACAATCCTCTGCACAACACACAGCAG ATACAAATGATAACGAGTGAGCAGCACAATGAGACTGAACACCTACACAACCACAGCGAAAAGCAG CAGGCTCAGTTGTCTGATGGTGTGAAACAGACAGAAGGATCTGCCAGGACTGAGGAGTCTGCTGCTGAAATACTg GAGCCTGAGCTGAAGCAGACATCTTTAAAGTCGAAACCTTTTTCGTCCACCTCACAGGAAAAGAACATGGAAGAAAAG GAGAGCCCACAGGACGCCCCTTCAATTACAGCAGAACAGAACCATCATCAGCTGAACTGTGAATGA
- the tmem234 gene encoding transmembrane protein 234 has translation MQCSLTTELQNSLECDLKVTVYTTMVTVVELLSLLLVSVLWGCTNPFLKRGTEGIENVQHSNRVSQLLAEVKFLFLNLKYLVPFLLNQSGSLVYYYTLSTTELSLAVPVANSLTFLCTLLTGKLLGEEFGGKQAVAGMFLTMAGITLCVISSIHGKDTGKQNMTQTAH, from the exons ATGCAATGTTCACTAACAACTGAGCTGCAGAACAGTCTTGAATGCGACTTGAAAGTGACTGTTTACACTACGATGGTGACTGTTG tggaGCTGCTGAGTCTCCTGCTGGTGTCGGTGCTGTGGGGCTGCACCAACCCTTTCCTGAAGCGAGGCACAGAAGGGATAGAAAATGTCCAACACTCCAACAGAGTCTCACAGCTGCTGGCTGAGGTCAAGTTTTTATTCCTTAACCTCAAG TATCTGGTCCCATTTCTGCTGAACCAGAGTGGCTCTTTGGTCTACTATTATACACTTTCCaccacag AGTTATCTCTTGCTGTTCCTGTGGCCAACTCGCTCACCTTCCTCTGCACACTGCTTACTGGAAAGTTACTGGGCGAAGAGTTTGGAGGCAAAC AGGCTGTCGCTGGAATGTTCCTCACCATGGCTGGCATCACTTTGTGCGTTATAAGCTCCATTCACGGCAAAGACACTGGGAAGCAAAATATGACACAGACTGCACACTAA
- the iqcc gene encoding IQ domain-containing protein C: protein MDISQHERIFICFQASARGYLVRNEIRRAREDFEDIVKEIDGGLTHLQWRQAVIPIPHFTATDGPFLQPSSSASKPSNPGEIQSPSSSSSSSSSSAPLSEERGDHCVLPEKTEAERDDSQTKGQPSLSQDYFHSSSVRDEEEGQKESTVEERDGDSTTVWSSVELDMNSGHSHKGPQQYCLAQEVPRTPEALRLHRNTLTMELVWLQQAIDSRKKYLLLKEKLSTS, encoded by the exons ATGGACATTAGCCAACATGAGAGGATATTCATATGTTTTCAG GCATCAGCACGTGGATACCTGGTGAGAAACGAAATCCGCCGTGCGCGAGAAGACTTTGAGGACATCGTGAAAGAAATAGATGGAGGCTTGACCCATTTACAGTGGAGGCAGGCGGTTATCCCCATTCCCCACTTCACAGCCact GATGGCCCATTTCTACAACCCAGCAGCTCTGCCAGCAAACCTTCAAATCCAGGAGAAATCCAGagcccatcatcatcatcatcatcatcatcatcatcagctccGTTAtcagaagagagaggagatcATTGTGTCCTGCCAGAgaagacagaagcagagagagatgaTTCCCAAACCAAAGGACAGCCGTCTCTTTCTCAGGACTATTTCCACAGCAGCAGTGTAAGAGATGAAGAagagggacagaaagaaagcaccgtggaggagagagatggagactCCACCACTGTTTGGAGCAGTGTGGAGCTGGACATGAACTCTGGTCACTCTCACAAAG GTCCTCAGCAGTACTGCCTGGCTCAGGAGGTGCCCCGAACCCCAGAGGCCTTGCGTCTCCATAGAAACACCCTGACCATGGAGCTGGTCTGGCTCCAGCAGGCCATTGACAGCAGGAAAAAG TACTTGTTACTAAAAGAGAAGCTGAGCACCTCCTAA